In Lates calcarifer isolate ASB-BC8 linkage group LG21, TLL_Latcal_v3, whole genome shotgun sequence, a single window of DNA contains:
- the LOC108872711 gene encoding calpain-5, translating into MAVPYEGQSFSALRRQCQQNGRLFVDPLFPASDQSLFYQSNHIGRVTWKRPKELCSDPHLFVDGISAHDLHQGQLGNCWFVAACSSLASREALWQKVIPDWKDQEWNDEKPESYAGIFHFRFWRFGEWVDVVIDDQLPTVNGELVYCHSKDSNEFWSALVEKAYAKMCGCYEALDGGNTADALVDFTGGVSEPMNLTENGFKEDEEKRNELFERVLKVHNRGGLISCSIRATSAEDMEARLACGLVKGHAYAVTDVRKVRLGHGLLAYFRSDKLTMIRMRNPWGQREWNGPWSDSSEEWKKVSKSEREKIGVTVQDDGEFWMTFDDFIANFTDLILCRLINTSYLSLHKTWEEAVMRGSWRRHDDPLLNRAGGCTNNKRTFLQNPQYVFDVKKPEDEILICLQQKDRRARLKEGRGENLAIGFDIHRVELNRIYRMHVTQQKVGGSVYINSRSVFLRIDLKEGRYVIIPTTFDPGLEGEFLLRIFSDVSSDCKELTVDEPPQTCWSGLCGYPSLVTQVHILQANGLAGQDSDGVSDPYVIIRCEGEKVRSPIHKNTRSPAFDTKGLFYRKKANQPISIEIYNHNVLMDSFLGQVTLPAEQGEFQQTLHLRDKGNRRDNDLPGTLTVAVVTSTVLTNI; encoded by the exons GAGTTATGCAGCGACCCCCATCTGTTTGTTGATGGCATCAGTGCCCACGACCTGCACCAAGGCCAGCTGGGAAACTGCTGGTTTGTAGCTGCCTGCTCCAGTCTGGCATCCAGAGAGGCACTCTGGCAGAAG GTGATTCCTGACTGGAAGGACCAGGAGTGGAATGATGAAAAACCAGAGTCATACGCGGGAATCTTCCACTTCCGGTTCTGGCGGTTTGGTGAGTGGGTGGATGTGGTGATCGATGACCAGCTGCCTACTGTGAACGGAGAGCTGGTGTACTGCCACTCCAAAGACAGCAACGAGTTCTGGAGCGCGCTGGTGGAGAAGGCCTACGCCAA AATGTGTGGGTGCTATGAGGCGCTGGATGGGGGCAACACGGCCGACGCTCTCGTAGATTTCACCGGGGGCGTGTCGGAGCCAATGAACTTGACGGAGAATGGGTtcaaagaagatgaagaaaaacgCAATGAGCTGTTCGAGAGAGTCCTTAAAGTCCACAACAGAGGAGGGCTCATCAGCTGCTCAATCCGG GCAACCAGTGCAGAGGACATGGAGGCCAGGCTGGCCTGCGGCCTGGTGAAAGGTCATGCCTACGCGGTGACAGATGTCCGCAAGGTGAGGCTGGGCCACGGCCTGTTAGCCTACTTCCGGTCAGACAAACTCACCATGATCCGCATGAGGAACCCCtggggacagagagagtggaaCGGGCCCTGGAGCGACAG CTCTGAGGAGTGGAAGAAGGTCAGtaagagtgagagggagaagatTGGTGTCACCGTGCAGGATGACGGCGAGTTCTG GATGACATTTGATGATTTTATCGCCAACTTCACAGACCTCATCCTATGTCGTCTCATCAACACATCCTACTTGAGTCTCCATAAGACCTGGGAGGAAGCCGTGATGCGGGGCTCCTGGCGCCGCCACGACGACCCTCTTCTCAACCGAGCTGGAGGCTGCACCAACAACAAGCGCACCTTCCTCCAAAACCCACAg tATGTGTTTGATGTGAAGAAGCCAGAGGACGAGATACTGATCTGTCTACAGCAGAAAGACCGCAGAGCCAGACTGAAAGAGGGACGAGGAGAAAACCTGGCTATTGGTTTCGACATACACAGA GTGGAGTTAAACAGGATCTACCGTATGCATGTCACCCAGCAGAAGGTTGGTGGGAGTGTCTACATCAACTCAAGGTCTGTGTTCCTACGCATTGACCTGAAAGAGGGGCGGTACGTCATCATACCCACAACCTTTGACCCCGGGCTGGAGGGAGAGTTTCTACTTCGCATCTTCTCTGATGTGTCCTCAGACTGCAA GGAGCTGACTGTAGATGAACCTCCACAGACCTGCTGGTCCGGGTTGTGTGGTTATCCCTCTCTGGTCACACAGGTCCACATACTGCAGGCTAACGGACTCGCAGGACAAGACTCTGACGGAG TGTCAGACCCCTATGTGATCATTCGCTGTGAAGGAGAGAAAGTTCGCTCTCCGATCCATAAGAACACACGCAGCCCTGCCTTCGACACCAAGGGGCTCTTCTACAGGAAGAAAGCCAACCAGCCAATCAGCATtgag ATCTACAACCATAACGTGCTGATGGACTCCTTCCTGGGTCAGGTGACATTGCCAGCTGAGCAAGGTGAATTCCAGCAGACACTCCACCTGAGAGACAAGGGCAACCGCCGTGACAACGACCTCCCCGGTACCCTCACTGTTGCCGTGGTGACCAGCACAGTGCTCACCAACATCTGA
- the ompa gene encoding olfactory marker protein a, with translation MDKAKAPSNKIVLTFKEDTALTEMMRLRVSSLQRSGQKRQDGERLLLPHEAVYRLDFHIQELNFSRWYFSLSGHGRVTITGISQHWTPDLTNLMTRQLLEPIGTFWRNAEDPEDSPLKCLEADMQEFGERIAELAKVRKVMYFLFAFKDGSEAANLSCSVEFTPEK, from the exons ATGGACAAGGCCAAGGCTCCCTCCAACAAGATAGTGCTGACATTTAAAGAAGACACGGCACTGACAGAG ATGATGCGTCTTCGTGTGTCGTCTTTGCAGCGGTCAGGGCAGAAGCGTCAGGACGGTGAGCGTCTGCTTCTTCCCCATGAGGCTGTGTATCGACTGGACTTCCACATCCAGGAGCTGAACTTCTCCCGCTGGTACTTCTCCCTCTCCGGCCACGGTCGCGTCACCATCACCGGTATATCCCAGCACTGGACTCCTGACCTCACCAACCTGATGACCCGTCAGCTACTGGAACCCATCGGAACATTTTGGCGCAACGCAGAGGACCCAGAGGATTCGCCGCTCAAATGCCTGGAGGCGGACATGCAGGAGTTCGGCGAAAGGATTGCTGAGCTGGCCAAGGTCAGAAAGGTCATGTATTTCCTGTTCGCTTTTAAAGATGGGTCAGAGGCAGCAAATCTCAGCTGCTCGGTGGAGTTCACGCCAGAGAAATGA
- the flot2b gene encoding flotillin-2b, which produces MGNCLTVGPNEALVVSGGCCSSAEKTYVVGGWAWAWWLLSDTQRITLEIMTLQPRCEDVETAEGVAITVTGVAQVKVMTEQDLLAVACEQFLGKSVMEIKAVVLQTLEGHLRSILGTLTVEQIYQDRDQFARLVREVAAPDVGRMGIEILSFTIKDVYDKLDYLSSLGKTQTAAVQRDADIGVAEAERDAGIREAECKKEMMDVKFLADTKMADSKRELELQKASFNQEVNTKKAEAQLAYELQAAKEQQKIRLEEIEIQVVQRKKQIAIEEREIDRTDKELIAIVKRPAEAEAYKMQQLAEGQKMKKVLIAQAEAEKIKKIGEAEASSIEAVGKAEAEKMRLKAEAYQQYGEAAKTALVLEALPKIASKVAAPLAKTDEIVILSGEGSRVTGEVNRLLAELPVSVNALTGVDLTKIPLLQKITGTTA; this is translated from the exons ATGGGGAACTGTTTGACCGTGGGTCCAAACGAGGCTCTGGTGGTCTCTG GTGGTTGTTGTAGCTCTGCTGAAAAGACCTATGTCGTTGGAGGCTGGGCCTGGGCTTGGTGGCTCCTCTCAGACACCCAAAG GATAACCCTTGAGATCATGACTCTGCAGCCCCGATGTGAAGATGTGGAGACAGCAGAGGGGGTAGCCATTACTGTCACGGGGGTGGCTCAG GTGAAAGTCATGACAGAGCAGGACTTGCTGGCAGTGGCCTGTGAGCAGTTTCTGGGTAAATCAGTGATGGAAATCAAAGCTGTGGTTCTGCAGACTTTAGAGGGACATCTGCGCTCCATTCTAG GTACCCTGACTGTAGAGCAGATCTATCAGGACAGGGACCAGTTCGCTAGACTGGTGAGGGAGGTAGCAGCTCCAGATGTGGGCAGGATGGGGATTGAGATTCTCAGCTTTACTATTAAG gATGTGTATGATAAACTGGATTACCTGAGCTCCCTTGGGAAGACCCAGACTGCAGCCGTCCAAAGGGATGCAGACATTGGTGTGGCTGAAGCAGAGAGGGATGCTGGGATACGG GAAGCAGAATGTAAGAAGGAGATGATGGACGTCAAATTCCTGGCTGACACCAAGATGGCCGACTCCAAACGAGAACTGGAGCTGCAGAAGGCTTCCTTCAACCAGGAGGTCAACACGAAG AAAGCAGAAGCCCAGCTGGCGTACGAGCTGCAGGCAGCCAAGGAGCAGCAAAAGATCCGTCTGGAGGAAATTGAGATCCAAGTGGtgcagaggaagaaacagatcGCCATTGAGGAGAGAGAGATCGACCGGACTGACAAGGAGCTCATTGCTATTGTCAAGAGGCCCGCTGAGGCTGAGGCCTACAAAATGCAGCAGCTGGCTGAGGGGCAGAA GATGAAAAAGGTGCTGATCGctcaggcagaggcagagaagatCAAGAAGATCGGTGAGGCGGAGGCTTCCTCGATTGAGGCAGTTGGCAAGGCAGAGGCTGAGAAGATGAGACTGAAGGCAGAGGCCTACCAGCAGTACGGAGAGGCAGCTAAGACTGCCCTGGTCCTCGAGGCCCTGCCCAAG ATTGCGTCCAAGGTGGCAGCTCCATTAGCTAAGACCGACGAGATTGTCATCCTGAGTGGGGAGGGCAGCCGTGTGACGGGTGAGGTGAACCGCCTTTTGGCTGAACTTCCTGTGTCTGTCAATGCTCTCACTGGAGTGGATTTGACAAAG ATCCCTTTGCTGCAGAAGATAACCGGTACTACAGCCTGA